A stretch of Castanea sativa cultivar Marrone di Chiusa Pesio chromosome 2, ASM4071231v1 DNA encodes these proteins:
- the LOC142625659 gene encoding uncharacterized protein LOC142625659, with translation MFNCLCKTILNGEKHINSRSPTLIHKLGFLQNPSLSLKYYVSSTSNQQPFAVSYLINSLGFTPEAAFSASKYVHFEISEKADAVVKFLKNRGFSQTQISNLVRRRPGVLTCNPEKTLLPKMEFFSSKGIPSPDLAKMFTVFPDLFKRSLEKQIIPSFDLFKSLLQSEDKTLQAIQRCPGMFTYYLETYVVPNINTLRESGVPESIVISILQKQPRSFRVNPVQFREAVEEVKEMGFNPSTMKFAKAVHAVRSMSKSTWERKLNVYKKWGWTEDEVSMAFRNHPWCMTVSEEKLMRVMDFLVNKMGMESSLIQKRSILVSLSLEKRLIPRGLVLQVLLSKGLVKKNFKMHAYFECPEKTFLQKFVMFHEEEASELLKLYKGSLDSSK, from the coding sequence ATGTTTAATTGTCTCTGCAAAACCATTCTAAATGGTGAGAAACACATTAATAGTAGATCTCCAACACTAATTCACAAACTGGGTTTTCTTCAAAACCCATCTTTATCTTTGAAATACTACGTCTCCAGCACTTCAAATCAGCAACCATTTGCTGTCTCTTACCTCATAAACTCACTTGGGTTCACACCAGAAGCTGCTTTTTCAGCTTCCAAATATGTTCATTTCGAAATCTCTGAAAAAGCAGATGCTGTGGTTAAATTTTTGAAGAACCGTGGGTTCTCTCAAACCCAGATCTCGAATCTTGTTAGAAGACGCCCAGGAGTGCTCACATGTAATCCTGAGAAAACCCTTTTGCCCAAAATGGAGTTCTTTTCCTCTAAAGGGATTCCTAGTCCTGACCTCGCAAAAATGTTTACTGTGTTCCCTGATCTTTTTAAAAGAAGCTTAGAGAAACAAATTATCCCTTCCTTTGATTTGTTTAAAAGTTTGCTTCAGTCTGAGGATAAGACTCTTCAAGCTATACAACGATGTCCGGGTATGTTTACATATTATCTTGAAACTTATGTGGTGCCCAATATTAATACATTGAGAGAGAGTGGAGTTCCGGAGTCGATTGTCATTTCTATACTTCAAAAACAGCCAAGATCATTCAGGGTTAATCCTGTTCAGTTTAGAGAGGCTGTGGAGGAAGTAAAAGAAATGGGATTTAATCCTTCAACGATGAAGTTTGCCAAGGCAGTACATGCTGTGCGGTCAATGAGCAAATCGACATGGGAAAGGAAGCTCAATGTTTATAAGAAATGGGGTTGGACTGAGGATGAGGTTTCTATGGCATTTAGAAATCATCCATGGTGTATGACGGTGTCTGAGGAAAAGCTTATGAGGGTAATGGATTTTCTTGTCAACAAGATGGGTATGGAGTCTTCCCTCATTCAGAAACGCTCAATACTTGTTTCTTTGAGCTTGGAAAAGAGATTGATTCCTAGGGGTTTGGTTCTTCAAGTTTTGCTATCAAAAGGTTTGGTGAAGAAGAATTTTAAAATGCATGCGTATTTTGAGTGCCCTGAAAAGACGTTTTTGCAGAAGTTTGTTATGTTTCATGAGGAGGAGGCTTCTGAGCTGTTGAAGCTATACAAGGGATCATTGGATTCTTCAAAATAA